The following are encoded in a window of Carassius auratus strain Wakin chromosome 6, ASM336829v1, whole genome shotgun sequence genomic DNA:
- the LOC113102631 gene encoding peripheral plasma membrane protein CASK-like isoform X6, which yields MADDDVLFEDVYELCEVIGKGPFSVVRRCINRDTGQQFAVKIVDVASFTSSPGLSTEDLKREASICHMLKHPHIVELLETYSSDGMLYMVFEFMDGADLCFEIVKRADAGFVYSEAVASHYMRQILEALRYCHDNNVIHRDVKPHCVLLASKENSAPVKLGGFGVAIQLGESGLVAGGRVGTPHFMAPEVVKREPYGKPVDVWGCGVILFILLSGCLPFYGTKERLFEAIVKGKYKMNPRQWSQISESAKDLVRRMLMLDPAERITVYESLNHPWLKERDRYSYKIHLPETVEQLRKFNARRKLKGAVLAAVSSHKFNSFYGDPPEDLHDFSEDPTSSGLLAAERAVSQVLDSLEEIHALTDCSEKDLDFLHSVFQDQHLHTLLDLYDKINTRSSPQIRNPASDAVQRAKEVLEMLSCYPENMEAKELKRILTQPHFMALLQTHDVVAHEVYSDEALRVTPPPTSPYLNGDSPESINGELDLENVTRVRLVQFQKNTDEPMGITLKMNDLNHCIVARILHGGMIHRQGTLHIGDEIREINGISVANQTVEQLQKMLREMRGSITFKIVPSYRSQSLSCDKDSPDLPRQSPANGHSSVTSSILDLPSTIQPKGRQISRPAFKDKMSRKIYVRAQFEYDPAKDELIPCKEAGIRFRVGDIIQIISKDDHNWWQGKLENTKNGTAGLIPSPELQEWRVACIAMEKTKQEQQASCTWFGKKKKQYKDKYLAKHNADLVTYEEVVKLPGFKRKTLVLLGAHGVGRRHIKNTLITKHPDRFAYPIPHTTRPPKKDEENGKNYFFVSHDQMMQDISNNDYLEYGSHEDAMYGTRLETIRQIHEQGMVAVLDVEPQALKVLRTAEFAPYVIFIAAPTITPAMNEDESLQRLQKESDALQHSYAHYFDQTIINNEIDDTIRLLEEALDLVSSTAQWVPVSWVY from the exons gggtcCGTTCAGTGTGGTGCGAAGATGCATCAACAGAGACACTGGACAACAGTTCGCTGTGAAGATTGTAGATGTGGCCAGCTTCACCTCCAGCCCTGGACTCAGTACAgagg ATCTGAAGCGGGAGGCGAGTATCTGTCACATGCTCAAACATCCTCACATCGTGGAGCTGCTGGAGACCTACAGCTCGGACGGGATGCTCTACATGGTCTTTGAGTT catggATGGAGCCGATCTGTGCTTCGAGATCGTGAAGAGGGCTGATGCTGGCTTTGTCTACAGCGAGGCGGTGGCCAG TCACTACATGCGGCAGATACTGGAAGCCCTGCGCTACTGCCACGATAACAACGTGATCCACCGAGACGTGAAG cctcACTGTGTCCTGCTGGCCTCTAAGGAGAACTCTGCTCCGGTCAAACTGGGCGGCTTCGGTGTGGCCATACAGCTGGGCGAGTCAGGGCTGGTGGCTGGAG gtcggGTAGGGACCCCTCACTTCATGGCTCCTGAGGTGGTCAAGCGAGAGCCGTACGGGAAGCCGGTGGACGTTTGGGGTTGCGGGGTCATTCTCTTCATCCTGTTGAGCGGCTGTTTGCCTTTCTACGGCACCAAGGAGCGTCTGTTTGAAGCCATCGTGAAAGGAAAGTACAAG atgaaCCCTCGGCAGTGGAGTCAGATCTCGGAGAGCGCTAAAGACCTGGTGCGACGCATGCTGATGCTGGACCCGGCCGAGAGAATCACCGTCTACGAGTCGCTCAATCATCCCTGGCTCAAG GAGAGAGATCGCTACTCGTATAAGATCCACCTGCCCGAGACGGTGGAgcagctgaggaagttcaacgCTCGGAGGAAACTGAAG GGTGCCGTCCTCGCTGCCGTCTCCAGTCACAAGTTCAACTCGTTCTACGGAGACCCTCCTGAAGACCTCCACGACTTCTCAGAGGACCCCACGTCTTCAG GATTGCTTGCTGCAGAAA gggcCGTGTCTCAGGTTCTGGACAGTCTGGAGGAGATCCACGCACTCACTGACTGCAGTGAGAAAGATCTGGACTTCCTGCACAGCGTCTTCCAGGACCAACATCTGCACACACTGCTGGAT ctgtaCGATAAGATTAACACCCGCTCGTCGCCCCAGATCAGGAATCCAGCCAGCGACGCCGTCCAGAGAGCCAAAGAG GTGTTGGAGATGCTCTCCTGTTATCCTGAGAACATGGAGGCGAAAGAGCTGAAGAGGATCCTGACTCAGCCACATTTCATG GCGCTGCTGCAGACTCATGATGTTGTGGCCCATGAGGTTTACAGCGACGAGGCGCTGCGAGTGACACCTCCACCCACATCCCCGTACCTAAACGGAGACTCGCCCGAGAGCATCAACGGAGAGCTGGACCTGGAGAACGTCACGCGTGTGCGCCTGGTGCAGTTCCAGAAGAACACGGACGAGCCCATG GGAATCACTCTGAAGATGAACGACCTGAACCACTGCATCGTGGCTAGAATCCTGCACGGCGGGATGATCCACagacagg GGACGCTGCACATCGGAGACGAGATTCGTGAAATCAACGGCATCAGTGTCGCCAATCAGACGGTGGAGCAGCTCCAGAagatgctg CGAGAGATGAGAGGAAGCATCACCTTCAAGATCGTGCCCAGTTACCGCAGTCAGTCTCTGTCCTGTGAT AAAGATTCCCCTGATCTGCCCAGACAGTCTCCAGCGAACGGACACTCCAGCGTCACCAGCTCCATCTTA GATCTGCCGTCAACTATCCAGCCCAAAGGAAGAcag ATCTCCAGACCTGCATTCAAGGATAAAATGTCTCGGAAG ATTTATGTTCGAGCACAGTTCGAGTACGATCCGGCAAAAGACGAGCTGATTCCCTGTAAAGAGGCGGGCATTCGTTTCCGTGTGGGTGACATcatccagatcatcagtaaaGACGATCACAACTGGTGGCAGGGCAAGCTGGAGAACACCAAGAACGGCACGGCCGGCCTCATCCCCTCACCAGAGCTGCAGGAGTG GCGTGTGGCGTGTATAGCGATGGAGAAGACCAAGCAGGAGCAGCAGGCCAGCTGTACATGGTTCGGCAAGAAGAAGAAACAGTACAAAGACAAATACTTAGCCAAACACAACGCAG ATCTGGTGACGTATGAAGAGGTGGTGAAGCTGCCGGGGTTCAAGAGGAAGACGCTGGTGCTGCTGG GAGCTCACGGCGTCGGCCGGAGACACATCAAGAACACGCTCATCACAAAACATCCCGACAGATTTGCGTACCCCATCCCAC ACACCACCAGACCGCCGAAGAAGGACGAGGAGAACGGCAAGAACTACTTCTTCGTGTCACATGACCAGATGATGCAGGACATCTCTAACAATGATTACCTGGAGTACGGCAGCCACGAGGACGCTATGTACGGCACGCGCCTGGAGACCATCCGGCAGATCCACGAGCAGGGCATGGTGGCCGTCCTGGACGTGGAGCCGCAG GCGCTGAAGGTTCTGCGGACGGCTGAGTTTGCTCCGTATGTCATCTTCATCGCAGCACCCACCATCACTCCTGCGATGAACGAG GACGAGTCTCTCCAGCGGCTGCAGAAGGAGTCCGACGCGCTGCAGCACTCTTACGCTCATTACTTCGACCAGACGATCATCAATAACGAGATCGACGACACCATCCGTCTGCTGGAGGAGGCCCTCGACCTGGTGTCCAGCACTGCGCAGTGGGTGCCGGTGTCCTGGGTGTActag
- the LOC113102631 gene encoding peripheral plasma membrane protein CASK-like isoform X1, with amino-acid sequence MADDDVLFEDVYELCEVIGKGPFSVVRRCINRDTGQQFAVKIVDVASFTSSPGLSTEDLKREASICHMLKHPHIVELLETYSSDGMLYMVFEFMDGADLCFEIVKRADAGFVYSEAVASHYMRQILEALRYCHDNNVIHRDVKPHCVLLASKENSAPVKLGGFGVAIQLGESGLVAGGRVGTPHFMAPEVVKREPYGKPVDVWGCGVILFILLSGCLPFYGTKERLFEAIVKGKYKMNPRQWSQISESAKDLVRRMLMLDPAERITVYESLNHPWLKERDRYSYKIHLPETVEQLRKFNARRKLKGAVLAAVSSHKFNSFYGDPPEDLHDFSEDPTSSGLLAAERAVSQVLDSLEEIHALTDCSEKDLDFLHSVFQDQHLHTLLDLYDKINTRSSPQIRNPASDAVQRAKEVLEMLSCYPENMEAKELKRILTQPHFMALLQTHDVVAHEVYSDEALRVTPPPTSPYLNGDSPESINGELDLENVTRVRLVQFQKNTDEPMGITLKMNDLNHCIVARILHGGMIHRQGTLHIGDEIREINGISVANQTVEQLQKMLREMRGSITFKIVPSYRSQSLSCDKDSPDLPRQSPANGHSSVTSSILDLPSTIQPKGRQISRPAFKDKMSRKIYVRAQFEYDPAKDELIPCKEAGIRFRVGDIIQIISKDDHNWWQGKLENTKNGTAGLIPSPELQEWRVACIAMEKTKQEQQASCTWFGKKKKQYKDKYLAKHNAVFDQLDLVTYEEVVKLPGFKRKTLVLLGAHGVGRRHIKNTLITKHPDRFAYPIPRKSRAVTPDTARPEPPVTDRSLSPTDTTRPPKKDEENGKNYFFVSHDQMMQDISNNDYLEYGSHEDAMYGTRLETIRQIHEQGMVAVLDVEPQALKVLRTAEFAPYVIFIAAPTITPAMNEDESLQRLQKESDALQHSYAHYFDQTIINNEIDDTIRLLEEALDLVSSTAQWVPVSWVY; translated from the exons gggtcCGTTCAGTGTGGTGCGAAGATGCATCAACAGAGACACTGGACAACAGTTCGCTGTGAAGATTGTAGATGTGGCCAGCTTCACCTCCAGCCCTGGACTCAGTACAgagg ATCTGAAGCGGGAGGCGAGTATCTGTCACATGCTCAAACATCCTCACATCGTGGAGCTGCTGGAGACCTACAGCTCGGACGGGATGCTCTACATGGTCTTTGAGTT catggATGGAGCCGATCTGTGCTTCGAGATCGTGAAGAGGGCTGATGCTGGCTTTGTCTACAGCGAGGCGGTGGCCAG TCACTACATGCGGCAGATACTGGAAGCCCTGCGCTACTGCCACGATAACAACGTGATCCACCGAGACGTGAAG cctcACTGTGTCCTGCTGGCCTCTAAGGAGAACTCTGCTCCGGTCAAACTGGGCGGCTTCGGTGTGGCCATACAGCTGGGCGAGTCAGGGCTGGTGGCTGGAG gtcggGTAGGGACCCCTCACTTCATGGCTCCTGAGGTGGTCAAGCGAGAGCCGTACGGGAAGCCGGTGGACGTTTGGGGTTGCGGGGTCATTCTCTTCATCCTGTTGAGCGGCTGTTTGCCTTTCTACGGCACCAAGGAGCGTCTGTTTGAAGCCATCGTGAAAGGAAAGTACAAG atgaaCCCTCGGCAGTGGAGTCAGATCTCGGAGAGCGCTAAAGACCTGGTGCGACGCATGCTGATGCTGGACCCGGCCGAGAGAATCACCGTCTACGAGTCGCTCAATCATCCCTGGCTCAAG GAGAGAGATCGCTACTCGTATAAGATCCACCTGCCCGAGACGGTGGAgcagctgaggaagttcaacgCTCGGAGGAAACTGAAG GGTGCCGTCCTCGCTGCCGTCTCCAGTCACAAGTTCAACTCGTTCTACGGAGACCCTCCTGAAGACCTCCACGACTTCTCAGAGGACCCCACGTCTTCAG GATTGCTTGCTGCAGAAA gggcCGTGTCTCAGGTTCTGGACAGTCTGGAGGAGATCCACGCACTCACTGACTGCAGTGAGAAAGATCTGGACTTCCTGCACAGCGTCTTCCAGGACCAACATCTGCACACACTGCTGGAT ctgtaCGATAAGATTAACACCCGCTCGTCGCCCCAGATCAGGAATCCAGCCAGCGACGCCGTCCAGAGAGCCAAAGAG GTGTTGGAGATGCTCTCCTGTTATCCTGAGAACATGGAGGCGAAAGAGCTGAAGAGGATCCTGACTCAGCCACATTTCATG GCGCTGCTGCAGACTCATGATGTTGTGGCCCATGAGGTTTACAGCGACGAGGCGCTGCGAGTGACACCTCCACCCACATCCCCGTACCTAAACGGAGACTCGCCCGAGAGCATCAACGGAGAGCTGGACCTGGAGAACGTCACGCGTGTGCGCCTGGTGCAGTTCCAGAAGAACACGGACGAGCCCATG GGAATCACTCTGAAGATGAACGACCTGAACCACTGCATCGTGGCTAGAATCCTGCACGGCGGGATGATCCACagacagg GGACGCTGCACATCGGAGACGAGATTCGTGAAATCAACGGCATCAGTGTCGCCAATCAGACGGTGGAGCAGCTCCAGAagatgctg CGAGAGATGAGAGGAAGCATCACCTTCAAGATCGTGCCCAGTTACCGCAGTCAGTCTCTGTCCTGTGAT AAAGATTCCCCTGATCTGCCCAGACAGTCTCCAGCGAACGGACACTCCAGCGTCACCAGCTCCATCTTA GATCTGCCGTCAACTATCCAGCCCAAAGGAAGAcag ATCTCCAGACCTGCATTCAAGGATAAAATGTCTCGGAAG ATTTATGTTCGAGCACAGTTCGAGTACGATCCGGCAAAAGACGAGCTGATTCCCTGTAAAGAGGCGGGCATTCGTTTCCGTGTGGGTGACATcatccagatcatcagtaaaGACGATCACAACTGGTGGCAGGGCAAGCTGGAGAACACCAAGAACGGCACGGCCGGCCTCATCCCCTCACCAGAGCTGCAGGAGTG GCGTGTGGCGTGTATAGCGATGGAGAAGACCAAGCAGGAGCAGCAGGCCAGCTGTACATGGTTCGGCAAGAAGAAGAAACAGTACAAAGACAAATACTTAGCCAAACACAACGCAG TCTTTGATCAACTAGATCTGGTGACGTATGAAGAGGTGGTGAAGCTGCCGGGGTTCAAGAGGAAGACGCTGGTGCTGCTGG GAGCTCACGGCGTCGGCCGGAGACACATCAAGAACACGCTCATCACAAAACATCCCGACAGATTTGCGTACCCCATCCCACGTAAGAGCCGCGCCGTCACGCCTGACACTGCTCGCCCTGAGCCGCCCGTCACTGACCGCTCGCTCTCTCCGACAGACACCACCAGACCGCCGAAGAAGGACGAGGAGAACGGCAAGAACTACTTCTTCGTGTCACATGACCAGATGATGCAGGACATCTCTAACAATGATTACCTGGAGTACGGCAGCCACGAGGACGCTATGTACGGCACGCGCCTGGAGACCATCCGGCAGATCCACGAGCAGGGCATGGTGGCCGTCCTGGACGTGGAGCCGCAG GCGCTGAAGGTTCTGCGGACGGCTGAGTTTGCTCCGTATGTCATCTTCATCGCAGCACCCACCATCACTCCTGCGATGAACGAG GACGAGTCTCTCCAGCGGCTGCAGAAGGAGTCCGACGCGCTGCAGCACTCTTACGCTCATTACTTCGACCAGACGATCATCAATAACGAGATCGACGACACCATCCGTCTGCTGGAGGAGGCCCTCGACCTGGTGTCCAGCACTGCGCAGTGGGTGCCGGTGTCCTGGGTGTActag
- the LOC113102631 gene encoding peripheral plasma membrane protein CASK-like isoform X8, with amino-acid sequence MADDDVLFEDVYELCEVIGKGPFSVVRRCINRDTGQQFAVKIVDVASFTSSPGLSTEDLKREASICHMLKHPHIVELLETYSSDGMLYMVFEFMDGADLCFEIVKRADAGFVYSEAVASHYMRQILEALRYCHDNNVIHRDVKPHCVLLASKENSAPVKLGGFGVAIQLGESGLVAGGRVGTPHFMAPEVVKREPYGKPVDVWGCGVILFILLSGCLPFYGTKERLFEAIVKGKYKMNPRQWSQISESAKDLVRRMLMLDPAERITVYESLNHPWLKERDRYSYKIHLPETVEQLRKFNARRKLKGAVLAAVSSHKFNSFYGDPPEDLHDFSEDPTSSGLLAAERAVSQVLDSLEEIHALTDCSEKDLDFLHSVFQDQHLHTLLDLYDKINTRSSPQIRNPASDAVQRAKEVLEMLSCYPENMEAKELKRILTQPHFMALLQTHDVVAHEVYSDEALRVTPPPTSPYLNGDSPESINGELDLENVTRVRLVQFQKNTDEPMGITLKMNDLNHCIVARILHGGMIHRQGTLHIGDEIREINGISVANQTVEQLQKMLREMRGSITFKIVPSYRSQSLSCDKDSPDLPRQSPANGHSSVTSSILDLPSTIQPKGRQIYVRAQFEYDPAKDELIPCKEAGIRFRVGDIIQIISKDDHNWWQGKLENTKNGTAGLIPSPELQEWRVACIAMEKTKQEQQASCTWFGKKKKQYKDKYLAKHNADLVTYEEVVKLPGFKRKTLVLLGAHGVGRRHIKNTLITKHPDRFAYPIPHTTRPPKKDEENGKNYFFVSHDQMMQDISNNDYLEYGSHEDAMYGTRLETIRQIHEQGMVAVLDVEPQALKVLRTAEFAPYVIFIAAPTITPAMNEDESLQRLQKESDALQHSYAHYFDQTIINNEIDDTIRLLEEALDLVSSTAQWVPVSWVY; translated from the exons gggtcCGTTCAGTGTGGTGCGAAGATGCATCAACAGAGACACTGGACAACAGTTCGCTGTGAAGATTGTAGATGTGGCCAGCTTCACCTCCAGCCCTGGACTCAGTACAgagg ATCTGAAGCGGGAGGCGAGTATCTGTCACATGCTCAAACATCCTCACATCGTGGAGCTGCTGGAGACCTACAGCTCGGACGGGATGCTCTACATGGTCTTTGAGTT catggATGGAGCCGATCTGTGCTTCGAGATCGTGAAGAGGGCTGATGCTGGCTTTGTCTACAGCGAGGCGGTGGCCAG TCACTACATGCGGCAGATACTGGAAGCCCTGCGCTACTGCCACGATAACAACGTGATCCACCGAGACGTGAAG cctcACTGTGTCCTGCTGGCCTCTAAGGAGAACTCTGCTCCGGTCAAACTGGGCGGCTTCGGTGTGGCCATACAGCTGGGCGAGTCAGGGCTGGTGGCTGGAG gtcggGTAGGGACCCCTCACTTCATGGCTCCTGAGGTGGTCAAGCGAGAGCCGTACGGGAAGCCGGTGGACGTTTGGGGTTGCGGGGTCATTCTCTTCATCCTGTTGAGCGGCTGTTTGCCTTTCTACGGCACCAAGGAGCGTCTGTTTGAAGCCATCGTGAAAGGAAAGTACAAG atgaaCCCTCGGCAGTGGAGTCAGATCTCGGAGAGCGCTAAAGACCTGGTGCGACGCATGCTGATGCTGGACCCGGCCGAGAGAATCACCGTCTACGAGTCGCTCAATCATCCCTGGCTCAAG GAGAGAGATCGCTACTCGTATAAGATCCACCTGCCCGAGACGGTGGAgcagctgaggaagttcaacgCTCGGAGGAAACTGAAG GGTGCCGTCCTCGCTGCCGTCTCCAGTCACAAGTTCAACTCGTTCTACGGAGACCCTCCTGAAGACCTCCACGACTTCTCAGAGGACCCCACGTCTTCAG GATTGCTTGCTGCAGAAA gggcCGTGTCTCAGGTTCTGGACAGTCTGGAGGAGATCCACGCACTCACTGACTGCAGTGAGAAAGATCTGGACTTCCTGCACAGCGTCTTCCAGGACCAACATCTGCACACACTGCTGGAT ctgtaCGATAAGATTAACACCCGCTCGTCGCCCCAGATCAGGAATCCAGCCAGCGACGCCGTCCAGAGAGCCAAAGAG GTGTTGGAGATGCTCTCCTGTTATCCTGAGAACATGGAGGCGAAAGAGCTGAAGAGGATCCTGACTCAGCCACATTTCATG GCGCTGCTGCAGACTCATGATGTTGTGGCCCATGAGGTTTACAGCGACGAGGCGCTGCGAGTGACACCTCCACCCACATCCCCGTACCTAAACGGAGACTCGCCCGAGAGCATCAACGGAGAGCTGGACCTGGAGAACGTCACGCGTGTGCGCCTGGTGCAGTTCCAGAAGAACACGGACGAGCCCATG GGAATCACTCTGAAGATGAACGACCTGAACCACTGCATCGTGGCTAGAATCCTGCACGGCGGGATGATCCACagacagg GGACGCTGCACATCGGAGACGAGATTCGTGAAATCAACGGCATCAGTGTCGCCAATCAGACGGTGGAGCAGCTCCAGAagatgctg CGAGAGATGAGAGGAAGCATCACCTTCAAGATCGTGCCCAGTTACCGCAGTCAGTCTCTGTCCTGTGAT AAAGATTCCCCTGATCTGCCCAGACAGTCTCCAGCGAACGGACACTCCAGCGTCACCAGCTCCATCTTA GATCTGCCGTCAACTATCCAGCCCAAAGGAAGAcag ATTTATGTTCGAGCACAGTTCGAGTACGATCCGGCAAAAGACGAGCTGATTCCCTGTAAAGAGGCGGGCATTCGTTTCCGTGTGGGTGACATcatccagatcatcagtaaaGACGATCACAACTGGTGGCAGGGCAAGCTGGAGAACACCAAGAACGGCACGGCCGGCCTCATCCCCTCACCAGAGCTGCAGGAGTG GCGTGTGGCGTGTATAGCGATGGAGAAGACCAAGCAGGAGCAGCAGGCCAGCTGTACATGGTTCGGCAAGAAGAAGAAACAGTACAAAGACAAATACTTAGCCAAACACAACGCAG ATCTGGTGACGTATGAAGAGGTGGTGAAGCTGCCGGGGTTCAAGAGGAAGACGCTGGTGCTGCTGG GAGCTCACGGCGTCGGCCGGAGACACATCAAGAACACGCTCATCACAAAACATCCCGACAGATTTGCGTACCCCATCCCAC ACACCACCAGACCGCCGAAGAAGGACGAGGAGAACGGCAAGAACTACTTCTTCGTGTCACATGACCAGATGATGCAGGACATCTCTAACAATGATTACCTGGAGTACGGCAGCCACGAGGACGCTATGTACGGCACGCGCCTGGAGACCATCCGGCAGATCCACGAGCAGGGCATGGTGGCCGTCCTGGACGTGGAGCCGCAG GCGCTGAAGGTTCTGCGGACGGCTGAGTTTGCTCCGTATGTCATCTTCATCGCAGCACCCACCATCACTCCTGCGATGAACGAG GACGAGTCTCTCCAGCGGCTGCAGAAGGAGTCCGACGCGCTGCAGCACTCTTACGCTCATTACTTCGACCAGACGATCATCAATAACGAGATCGACGACACCATCCGTCTGCTGGAGGAGGCCCTCGACCTGGTGTCCAGCACTGCGCAGTGGGTGCCGGTGTCCTGGGTGTActag